ATTTATTGGTTTATTACTACAAGCTAATTGCTTTATTGCTGTCCTTTATTGCTGTCCAGTTGTAGTAGGTAATATACCCCTGATTATGGTCTAGCTGCTTCGGCTGTCATAAAAtggagggtggggagagaaagtGAGTGGATGGTTGCAGAGAAACGAAACCTATATTCAGAAACGAAACTTATTGTGCGTGGGATTATTCGGATGTATCCAAGGGGTTAGAAGGCAGGCTGATAACACTCGCAGCTAACGGTCCATGCATACCAGAGAGATGAAGCCATCTGCGGATGCTCCTCACGTGGGACCGAAGAAGAAAGTGGATTGGACAAGATTGCCTGAactttggggggaggaggaataATGTTAAACTTCTATGTGTAAACCACTCCTATCGCCTCATAGCTTGCTTTCCTTGTGATGcattcagttcattctcagtaaaagtaGCTTTCtccacaaacaatggagttggggtttttctttcttgagttttgaaaggaggcacaccCGACAAAACGCCActcatagcactgatgatgttccctagttgggttatgaaacatctgcaaggcaaccacccagctcagagatttAACAccgccaacaatacagctacccttcaaaaagaccttgactttgtatccgattggtctaaaacttggcctccaaatctcaacccgcaaatgctcagtcttacatattggaaaaaagaacctaaacactaaatacaagcttgatggacattacctcacagatgacccccactctgtcaaagatcttggagttttcatatcaaatgatctaagtgccaaagctcactgcaactacatagcaaaaaaggctcttaagagttgtaaacctaattttgcgtagcttcttttccaaaaactctacactactaaccagagcatataaaacatttgctagaccaattcttgaatacagctcgactgtttggaaccctcaccacatttctgacatcaacacaatcgaacgtgtccagaaatactttacaagaagagttctccgctcctccgaatacaacaaaataccttatgccaccagacttgaaatcctgggcttagaaaacttagaactccgctgactccgacaagacctgtttttaactcatagaatcatctgttacaatgtccttcctgttgaagactacttcagcttcaatcgcaacaatacacaagcacacaatagatttaatcttaatgtgaaccgttccaatcttgattgcagaaaatatgacttcagtaacagagttgttaatgcttggaataaactacctgactctgtggtctcttcccaaaacccccaaaacttcaaccaaagactgtctactattgacctcaccccattcctaagaggtctgaaaggggtgtgcataagagcacaaaagtgcttacCATTGTTTATAATGGcaataatatagttattgcatacttttgctcatatatatgcttatatgatatgtagttattttatgttgatgcttgtgtatattgttgtgacaaaataaaaaaaaaagagagcatccAAGGACCCtaaaatcctcctcctccttcccttcctcctcctcctctagcacagatgatgttacttagttaggtcatgaaatgtTAAACAAACATAACAGTcattagtttccccccccccaatgggcTTTTTTGTGTCCTAAAGCAGAAACAAAGATCAGAAATTTGGTACCGGGGGAGAGAGGTGCGGCCATTTAAACTTGGAAAATGGGTCTTGAGTAGTTTTGCAAAGGCCCgtcgtaacttagaactaagcaactggtcattaagcaaggactaccttcaTACAGTGTCCTGATTGTGTCCGTTTTCTCCCCTTTTTCCTCCTCAGATGGGATAAGAAGAACAACCCGGAGCCGTGGAACAACCTCGATCCCACTCATCGTTACAAGGTGCGGCATTTAAATGTCGAATAAATTACGACATTCGGTATATGACAGGCTTTGCCACAGCATTCAAACCaggagggtttggactagatgacctccagggtcccttccatctcGGAGATTCTGTGAATTCTGTAAGgatctgcttgaggagggggttggactggatgacctctagggtCCCTTGATTCTATTTTTCTGAAAGGGTCttccgcttgagcagggggttggactagatgaccttcagggtcccttccaactctgtgattccgtTATTCCATTATTTTAAGGGGTTCCCTCTCTCAAAAGTGTTTAATTTGAATTTTACCGAGAGCTTATATAATAAAGGATACGGATTAAAGGACTGGATTTAAATTAGCTTTAGGATCCAGCCAggttaacaaaaataaaaacttaagaCGATAAAAGCGGATTAAATTCTAAGGTCAAGTCTTTTACAATCTTCATTataggtggtacctcgctcaaggACTAGATgccttctaaggtcccttccaactctttgattctgttattctgcaaggatgtcctgcttgagtaggaggttggactagatcagtggtcaccagccagtggtccatgagaaaatttttggtggcccacagaaaaattatttgcatttttttatattgcactaaatactatttatctttttaaaaaattcatattagtggtccacgggatttaaaattaggaatttagtggtccctgaggtctgaaaggttggtgacccctggactagatgacctccaaggtcgtgtccatttcagttattttattcttttattctatttatttaaggtgggactagaactcactgtcgcctggtaattggctcaaagtcacgcagccgactttcctgcctaaggtgggactagaattcactgtctcctggtgaccgGCAGTTTTTCACCCTGTTGCAAAGTTCTGTCTGTCTAGATATTAGGGGGTTCGGATTGTCTTACAGCAGGATTAAGTGCTGTGCAACTGAATAATAAGACCACTTATTAAAGTTGTAGTAATCCATATTTTGGTTGAAAACAAGATTCCAAGGAAGTACAAAACCATTaggtgttgttatttatttatttatttattcgcatttgaTTTcaagttttttctcttttttgcaaAAGCGaccattcctcttttctttttctagttcTTTGCTGTCAATGTGGATTACAGCAAGTTGCAAAAAGACCGTCCCGACTTCTAAAACGAGGCGGGTTTTGCAACCGTCCAATGAAGGTCTTCCTGAAGCTGACCGCACAACCCCCGTATAACCGTCACAATCCAGGAATTAAGATTTTTGTGTGCATCGCCTTGAAAAATAATGTGTTGGAGACGTGCATGCTCAGAATTAATAAACGAACCACTTGAAAATTTTAATATTggtgggacttcaattcccagaattccccagctggattTACTAAACCttaaaaacccttttaaaaatattacttatTGGAAgccagataaatatatatataaacaaacataaaaatgatCTGCAGCGTCAGATATAAATGCTGGCTATTTTTATTAGCACGTCCTTGATTTGGGAGCAGAATTGAGCCCCCCAAATGTTTGTGAGACAGTTATGAAgcgaattttgcttcattttacgacctttctcaccgccgttcttaagtgaatcctaGCCGTTGTTCAGTTAGCGacccagttcttaagtgaatctggcttcctgcttgtcagaaggtcgcagaaggggataaTGTGACCTCGGGACGATGCCACGGTTGTAAAGATGAGTTGGTTACCAAAGCTggggaattttgatcaggtgtcaCGGTCATGATGGAAAAAAGGatgcaagtccctttttttctgggccgttgtaactttgaacggtcactaaatgaatggctaccTATATTTAAAATCTGGATCAACATGGCTGAGTCCCAAGCTGACCTAGAAAAGAGATCTCGGAGGtttgggatgggagaccaccaggagagccAAAGGCCTTAGAATAAATTGGGAAATTTAAACTGAAAGAGAATCTGGGCTCAAAGCTGAATTAGGAAGTGAAGTTTGACCAGAATTCTGGAGGGAGGTTTGACGGGGCCCAGAGTAGTATTAACAAGGGGAGAAAAGGCCTGTTTGGGATGAGAGGCCACCAGGAGAGCCAAGGGTTGTAAGttaaagtgggggtgggggggaggaagaaaaaaactcCAGCCACAGCAGAGTTGCTTCCCTGCATGCAAGCCCAGAAGATCCGTGCATGATCCAGAGCCTGCTCGGTTTCTTTTCACAATTAACTATTCCTCGACacacatttctgtcgctaagtgagacatttgttgcaagcgaattttatgagctttctgaACACTGGTTAAgagaatgactgcagttgttcagttagtgacacggtcgttaagcgaatctggctccttCATGGACTTGGCtggtgagaaggttgcaaaaggggatcaggtgaccccgacaggacgctgcgaccgtcataaagatgagtcaacTGCCaaggttgatcatgtgaccagggggctAATGCAACAGTCGTGAGAGCCCGTTTTcagtaacttggaacggtcactaaatgaatggtcgtacgTCAGGGACTATATTATTAAACGTACAGGGTACAAATCACTTGTGTGAGGCAAGTTGGGCTGCTGGTCCTCATTTAAAGAAATCGGGGGCCtctgagggggggggaaggggggaaagtttTGCAATCCTAGAAGTTCCGTTTGCAACACAGCTCCAAGCTGTATGGAAGCCGCTGGGGaaagagacttcaactcccagagctcctcgcGCGAGACGTCACGGTCACGCAGGCGCCGAGGCGAGGAGGAAGGCGGACTACATCCCTCCCAGCTCAGGCTCGTTAGCCGGGCCGagatgaaggacttcaactcccagagtgcctcGCGCTCCGTTTCCGCCGGCATAAGGCTGGCGTAAGGAGGGGCTCCCCGGCGAAAGGACACGGAGGTGGCGGGGCGGggccggacttcaactcccagagttccccgcGCTCTCCTTCCGCCGGCCTAGATAGACCCTCTCGGGCGGGCCGAGGGGGCGGGGCTCCATCTCCCAGAGTCCCCcgcgcagggcagggcagggcaaaggAGGCCGCTGGCGAGAGCGCCGGAGCGCGGACTACATCTCCCGCCATCCCCCGCGCGGGGAGGTTTTCGGGGGGCTCCATGGAGGCCCCGGCGACGGCCACCTTCACTCTGGCCTACCTGGTGCTgaccttctgcttcgtcttcccGCCCACCGAGTTCCACCTGGCCGGCCTGACGGTGCAGAACCTGCTGGGCGGCTGGCTGGGCAGCGAGGACGCGGCCTTCGTGCAGTACCACCTGCGGAGGGGCACCGGCACCCTCCTCTTCCACGCCGCCCTGCCGCTGGGTGAGGGGCTtccggggagggaggaggagggtctagCTGCAGGAGGGAGGGGCAGcccaaggggaggggagaggaggcagCCTCAAAAAAGGGGTCCAGGAGGGGACTGACCTCCCCTTAGCGTCTGGCTCTAAATCCCTCGTTCAGCTGCGGGAGGGGAGTTGAAAGGCGAatcccgagggagggagggagggaggaaaggagaaagtgggaggagaggagaaccccaccaagaggggagagaagggaggagaaggaggagaagggaggtggAGCcccaaggggaggaggaggagaccctCCAGGAGGGGcagctgggagggggggaaaggaggaggggggaggggtgacTGTTTACACCCCCCTTTCGGGTCTGGTTCTGGATCCCCGCATtcagctgggggtgggggaggaaaaaggaggaggaacatgaaggggagggagaggagacccACCCCAAGAGAGGGagctgagaggggagggggaacccCCAAGAAGGgggacaggtgtgtgtgtgtgtgtgtgtgaaaggggAAGGGGAGCCCTAAGGAGGGGGAAcacgggaggagggggaaggaaggaatggagaacagggagggaggaaagaaagaaagagaaaaggagggaaggaggaaagaaggacagaaaaaaaaagaacgggaaggtgaaagagaaaaacaggaaaGTGAAAGGAAAGAAAGCGAAGGAGGAATGAAGGAAATAGGTTGGAGGAAAGAATGAaggagcaaaaaagaaagaaagaaagacctctATCCTCTTCTACAGGCTACTACCTGGGCATGTGTGTCGTGGCGCCCGAAAAGCATCTCTGCACCATCTCCCAGGCCCACCTGCTGTGGCAAACCTTCTTCTCCGGGGCCCTTCTCCTCTTCATCCTCGCGGGCACCTTCACATACCACTGGTCTCGGGAGGGTTGGTCCCGCCACCCGCTGGTCCAGGTCCTCTCCACCTTCGTTCGGCCGCCCCACGCTGGCTGGTGGACCGTGGCCTCTGCCATCAACGCCGAATTCCGGCGGATCGACAAGTTTGCCACGGGGCCGCCAGGGGCCCGTCTGATTGTGACCGACAGCTGGATTATCAAAGTGACCACCTACTCCTTCCATGTGGCCGAACAGCGGGACATCCAGGTGACCGTCGTGGACTCGAGACAGCAGGAGCTCTTGCCGGACGCCAGCATGCCTGCTCAGTTCCTCACCATCCACGTGGCCAGCGCCAATCCACATGTCAAAGCCTTCGACATCCGGTAATGGTTCTCCCCaaatctggggggggggcaggttaatttgaatttggagccGAAATGGTTTAGCAATCTGGAATGCAAACGTGGGTCATTTTCCTCTGGCGGTTCCATTTATGCAGGCAGTCCTCCGTTTACAACCGCAAATTTCTATTTTGTGGCTTTTTTGAGGTTTGCCCCATGTTTCAATGGTTCTCGCCtccagtcgttaaatgaatcccaGCAGGTATtaatcacacggtcattaagtgaatcactacaggttttaaacatggttgttaagcaaacaaccATGGTGACATCCCCACAGTCGcataatcaaaattcggacgcttggcaactgacttatattttatttatttattttattttatttttcaaatttatataccgccctatctccctaaggactcagggcggttcacaggcagttaaaatacatataaatacagattaaaaaacaattaaaaaacttattctattgcccgaaatttaaaatagtataaataataaagaccCCTTAAAACCCAAGTAAAACTTgactgtggtcgtaagccgagggccAGCTGTGTTTTATTTTGAGGTGGCCTCTGTGTACAACCACAGTTGTGTTGCTATGTGAGAACTTTTTTGAATTCTGTACCATTTTATGCCTTTTCTTGTTCGAGTGAATCATGTCATGGCAGTCCTTAAACGAGCCACGTGGTCGTCAGGTGAATCCATCTTCCCCACCACTAAAGGGGATAATTCGAGCTGGTTCGGCCAGCCTCCAAATGTAAATTAAGGGTGGAAAAAAGAGGCTCCTGGTTCCTTTTGCTTTTTCCAGGGCTGTTATAACTTGGAACCGTCCACAAGATGAATTGTCATCAAAGTCAGGGGCCTCCTGGGTTCAAAAACTATGCTGGTTTGTTATCCAACATGGTTTATTCCCCAGATCAGGACGCGGCTTGTAATTCCCAGCCTCTCCCCCCTCATTCAAGAAAGCCAAGACTCTTAAAACTTTTGAAAAGAACCTTTCATTGAAAAGAATCCCAAGTGCCCCTGTAAGGGACCTTACACAACTGGGATAAAGGAAGTTAGGGAGCCAATCCGTGGGTGGGTGTGAAGATGTTATTGTACCGGCCTCTCtcagagggagagagataagagaAGTTTCTCAGGGCCGTCTTCTGGCTTTGCAGTCCACGTGGCTGCTCTCCCTTGCATTCCTCGGGGTGAGAATTCTCCAGGCCTCGGAGGCACCAAGTGAAAGGTGAAAAGGTGAAAAGTTATACAAAAAGACAAGAAATAGGATGCTAGGGAAGAGGAACTAAACATATCCAAATCCAAACCTTCTCCGCTCTCTTCCTCTgaagccggggtctccaaccttggtccctttaagacttgtggctggctgagggactctgggagttgaagtccacaagtcttaaaggggccgaggttggagacccctgctctgaagaatGGCGCTGACCTTCCTTGTCCTCGACAGGCTCAACTCGACGGAATATGGGGAGCTGCAGGAGAAGCTCCGCACCCCGATCTGGAATGTGGCCAACGTGATCATCCATCAGAGCCTGAGCGACCTCTTTCTGGAGACCTTCAGCTCCATGGTGGAGAGGAACCCGGCTTACCTGGTTCCCAGCAATCAGGTGAGTTTCCATCCAGCTTTGGTGACGGGATGGCAGGCAGGCAGTCCTCGGTTTACGACCAATTCGGGTGTCGAGCGCATCCGCTTTCCCTTTTGGCTTGGGTTCTTGGGAAGGATGTTGGGATTGGGATGCTGAAGACGAGCCGTCATTTTTGCCAGAAAGGAGGTGGAGTTTGCTCTCAGCTTATGCACAATCCCCTctgccactgatgatgttatctagtgggGTCATGAGATGTCTGTAACGAAggacatcaaggaccccacagttccttccttcctgatgtTCCCTAAATGGGTcccgagacgtctgcaagaaaaccacccagctcagtgtCTCTTGAGTGACATAccgcttcctcctctcctccctccctccctgcaggAGTTGGACCTCTGCATCGGCTGCATGCAGTCCCGGGCCAACGTCAAACTACTGAAGAACTGCGAGGAGCTGCAAGATGGCGAATGCGAGCCGTGTTTCTGCTATCCCATGTGGTGCCTGCTTTGTATGGGCAGGTGGTTCGCCAGCCAGCAGGACCAGCAGCACCCGGAAACATGGCTCTCCAGCCACGTGCCTTGCCCCACTTGCCGGGCCAGATTCTGCATTTTGGACGTCTGCTCGGTGCTGTGACAGAGGCTGCAGCCAGTCGGAGAGACGGAAGAGAGAAATATGCAATCAGCTGCAGCAATTTTTTCACCGGATAAATATTTTCATAATCCCCCCCCACCTCTTGGATGCCTTtgcaaattctattctgttctactctttTTGAATGCTGGTTTTAACTCTCCAGGCTCTTATAAAACTTGTATTTAGACAGATATTTGGAAGCCAAATTAATTTCACGAGCTCGTcccctttaaaatgggtggacttcaactcccagaattcagctgaagtccatccatcttaaaggggCCGAGCTTGAGAAACgctactctagaacaggggtctccaaccttggtccctttaagacttgtggacttcaactcccagagtccctcagccagcaaagctggctgaggaactctgggagttgaagtccacaagtcttaaagggaccaaggttggagacccctgctctagaatgtcTGTTGCAACCGGTATTCCTCGaaaaaaaagggattttttttcttcgccTCCTAAATTGGGGCTGGATTTGGTGAATTGTTCCACACTCCGCCTTAGTCCACGattcccaattttttccccaagcttTCCAATCCCAGAAACAGGAACGACGGCGACAGACTCTTTGCGACAAACTTTCTCATTGACAACGATCCTCCTCCGATTCAGACCAAGTCTGCAAATCCTCTCTTGGCGGCATTAAAAGACCAACCTCTCTTCTGTATagagatatatatatttatatataggatgATAATCTAAATTATTGCAGTGTTTCCGACGGTTTTCTTGGGAAAAGAAATGGATTAACGGCCCTGGGAACTCGTGGGATTAAAAATACACCCCTGCCTCACCCCAAGTTTAGAATATAGTCGGGAGAAAATGACCTGGTGTTTGAAGTATTGCTGCCCCAAAATTAATAATTTGGGATGTGTTTGTGTTTTTTGGGGAGGCTGAACTTCGGGTGAAAAAAAGGAGGATGGCGTACTTGAAATTGCCTTTTTCTGACAGTTTCCTAACTCGGGTTCACCAAGTGTATTATTCCATCGGTATCCTTCGCAAAGGGCAAATGGGAGGGAAGTTATTAGTACAAAAAATAGCAGCAATTGTTTGTCAGCGAGATGAATTTGAGGTGAATTTGACTTTTTAATTATTTCCCCTTTGTCTTTTGGtcgagagtggcaggtctgaaatCTCAGGAACTTgaaaataggtggacttcaactcccagaatcccccagccagcctattTTaagtctgggagttgtagtccacccctcttcaagtgccaagtttgagaaaaaaACATCCTATTATCTCAAGCGAAGAAAATCATGAAATTTTTAAGGTGCCCCTTCTTAGCTGCCAGCTCCCCCATCTCCTCCACAGACATCCCTATAactttacattaatttatttaaataatctgTTCAGTTCCtgtcacattcccccccccaaaaaatttatTGAATTCACCGACGGTCTGGAAGCCACGCTGACAAAAAGATGATGTTGGTTTCACAAATGCAGCCAGTTACGTGAAAATGTGGCACAAACTGCACCTTATCTTAAATACCTAGGTTTCCCCAAgttgtgtagacttcaattcccagaattccctaggctgTAGAACCGCCGCTGAGAATTCTGGCTAAATCTAGAAGTCATAaatcattcctcccccccccccaactactCTTCTGGTTTACCCAGTTTGAAAAGAGacatttttaattgaaaaagtcaaATAGTAACATGagcttattaaaattattaaaaataattccagTTGAGAAATTTTTGGAAAGTATTATCCAGTATTATATTTACGAGTGAAAGGGCCCGAATGAATCCTGTTTATTCTGCTGAATAAAATTTTTGTTACTTTGTGAGTTCAAACAATTCCTgtcttgttattttatttattcctccGGAGTTTGAGTCTTGTTATTACTATTCCCTTTGATTTCAAATTCatttatacaggtggtccttgacttacgaccacaattgaggccaaacttTCTGTTGGCAATCATAATGATTTTAAGTGACTTTTACCTCATTTTACGGCCTTCCTTGCCAGAGCTTTTAGGTTGTAAAGTTTGCCACGCGGTTGTTAGGTCCCCACTAAcaacactagacttgatttttatctctggacagtggattaatgatctggaattgggagatttagtgatggaaccggtgtcatggtcagatcattttctccttcgcctagactttcggaccgccgctcaccaccgcagggagacggaaccaatgtgttggttccgtcccaggcgcctgatggacccggagaggttccagacggagcttgggccgtttcctgaggatcttgcccacggcacgactgaagaactagttgcggcctgggaacgggccgcggctggggctttggaccgtgtcgtgcctttgcggcctctgacccggcgtagatctcaattggctccttggttttctgaggagctgagggagatgaaacgccggagaagacgcctagagagcacctggaggtccagccgttccgaggctgatcggacattagtgaggtcttttactaagacctacctagtggcaatgagggagacgaaACATTCCTAC
Above is a window of Ahaetulla prasina isolate Xishuangbanna chromosome 4, ASM2864084v1, whole genome shotgun sequence DNA encoding:
- the TMEM129 gene encoding E3 ubiquitin-protein ligase TM129, with the translated sequence MEAPATATFTLAYLVLTFCFVFPPTEFHLAGLTVQNLLGGWLGSEDAAFVQYHLRRGTGTLLFHAALPLGYYLGMCVVAPEKHLCTISQAHLLWQTFFSGALLLFILAGTFTYHWSREGWSRHPLVQVLSTFVRPPHAGWWTVASAINAEFRRIDKFATGPPGARLIVTDSWIIKVTTYSFHVAEQRDIQVTVVDSRQQELLPDASMPAQFLTIHVASANPHVKAFDIRLNSTEYGELQEKLRTPIWNVANVIIHQSLSDLFLETFSSMVERNPAYLVPSNQELDLCIGCMQSRANVKLLKNCEELQDGECEPCFCYPMWCLLCMGRWFASQQDQQHPETWLSSHVPCPTCRARFCILDVCSVL